Genomic DNA from Candidatus Sulfurimonas marisnigri:
TCATATTATTATAAAACCTTTTTATTTCTATAAACGGATTATACAATGTTATTGTAATTACACAACCGTAATAGACACTTATTAATTAAATAAAAATCTAATTTTATGAAGCTTATATATCAATATCTACTAAATCAAAAGGAACACTATATGTATATCAAACTTTTAAGTTAATTAAAGGAGTTTGATATGGCAGTTAAAATCACAGATGAATGTATATCTTGCGAAGCTTGTACGCCAGAGTGTCCAGTTTCAGCAATTTTAGATGAGGGTAATGAAAAAAATCCACAAGATGGTTTTTTTTATGTTAAACCTGAGAGTTGTGTAGAGTGTGTCGGTCATGCTGATGAGCCTAGATGTGTTGAAGCTTGTCCAACAGAAGGTGCAATTGTATGGGATATGCCATACACAGTAGAATTCAATGATTACTTCAATAGTGGACATGATGCTGGAGAATACAACATTCGTGTTCACAAGAAAAAAGGCTTAATGCTACCAGATCAAAAAGAGCAGCCCTTTATTTCAGAGATATCTATGGGTGAGCGTGAATCTAAAGCAAATATTGCTCGTTGGTAATAACAACATGTCAGTAATCATTACAGACTCATGTATAAATTGTGACGCTTGTGTAGATGAGTGTCCAGCTACTGCTATTGTTAGTGTGGATGATGCTCCAGTAGATACTGAGTACACTTACGTTAAACCTGAAAAGTGCATAGAGTGTGTTGATTGTACTGTTCCCAAGTGTGCTTATGTATGCCCTAGTGAGGGCGCAATAATTTGGGATATGCCATACATAGAAGAATTTAACGATTATTTTATGTATGGTGATGCTGATGGAAAATACAAAATTCGTGTACACAAGAAAAATGGTGTTTTCTCTCCATTAAATCAACCCCGCCCTTTTAGAGAAACTATCTCAATAGAACAAAGACAAAACAAAATGGTTGTAGAAATATAATCCTCCAAGGAACACTTTATGAATAACTATCTATAAGAAATATAGAAGTTAAGGATAAACAAATGAGCTGTTCCTCATCACATGATTCAACTAATCTAAGTAAAGAAATTATAGATAAAATAAATGCACACCCTTGCTATAGTGAAGGTGCTCATCAACACTACGCCAGAATTCATCTAGCAGTTGCTCCAGCGTGTAATATTCAATGTAACTATTGTAATAGAAAATATGATTGTTCAAATGAATCACGCCCTGGTGTTACAAGTGCTAAACTATCTGTTGAGGATGCAGTAAAAAAAGTTCTTTATGTTGGATCTGATATCTCGCAACTCTCAGTTGTTGGTATTGCCGGTCCAGGTGATGCACTTGCAAATCCTAAAAAAACTTTTGAAACATTTAGACTATTACAAGAAAAAACACCTGACTTGAAACTTTGTCTCTCAACAAACGGTTTAAGAATCGCTGATTATATAGATGAAATAGTTAAATACAATATAGACCACGTAACTGTAACTATAAATACTATTGATGAGAGTGGTGAAATTGGTAGTAAAATCTATCCTTGGGTTCATTACAATCATAAAAAAGTTTGGGGCAAAGAGGGAGCAAGACTTCTTTTACAAAAGCAACTAGAAGGCATTAAAATGCTTACAGACAGAGGTATTTTAGTAAAAGCGAACTCTGTATTGATTCAAGACATAAATGGCAAGGATCTTCCAAATGTTGCTAAAAAGTTAAAAGAGTTAAATGTGTTTATTCATAATATTATGCCTTTACTATCAAGTCCAGAATTTGGAACTAAATTTGGTCTTGATGGTGTACCAACAACAACTGATCAAGAGGTTATGGAAGCACAAAAAGCATGTGGAGTTGATATGAAACTTATGAGCCATTGTCGCCAGTGTCGTGCTGATGCAGTTGGGCTTATCGGAGAAGATAGAGGAGATGAGTTTTTAAAAGACAGTTTCATAGATATGAGTTTTGAAGAGCTAGAGGTAAGCTATGACTTGGAGGGAAGGAAACAAAAACATAAAACTATTGAAAACTGGAGAAAGCATTTAGAACTAGCTAACAATAGGATAAAACTTGAGAAGGCCAGTAAAAAAGAACTGAGTTCAAATGGAAAAACCAAACTTGTAGCTGTAACAACTGCTGGAGAAGGCATGATAAACATGCACTTTGGTTCAGCACAAGAATTTTTAATCTACGAAGCTGGAAATAAAGCTATCAAATTTGTAATGCATAGAAAAATTGAGAGTTCATACTCAGGTGCTGATTATGGTGTAGACTATGACCCTATTGAAGAGATAAAAAACTCTCTAAAAGATTGTGATATTCTTCTTACTGAAAAAATTGGTGAATGCCCTATGAGTGACTTAAATGAGATAGGGCTTATATGTGATGAAAATTATGCAAATGAGCCAATAGAAAAATCAGTCTTTGACTCCGTACAAAAGCATTTTTACCAAAAGACAAAAGAGATTGGTTAAAAATGTCTATCATAAATGACACCACTCTAAGAGATGGTGAACAAGCTCCTTTTGTAGCATTCAATACACAAGAAAAGCTAAAAATTGCCCAGCTTCTTTATGAATCTGGAGCAGATGAACTTGAAGTTGGTATACCTGCAATGGGTAAAAAAGAGCAAAATGACATTAAAGAGATACTTGCTCTTAACCTTCCAATACCGATTATGACTTGGAACCGTGCTACTATGAGTGACTTGGAAAGTTCTTTAGAGTGTGGAGCTAAAGCTGTTGATTTATCAATACCTGTTTCACAAACACTAATAGATGTTAAGTTCAATGGTAATAAAGATAAGCTTTTTAAAAACCTAGAAGATGTCATAAAACTAGCGAAAGATGAGGGTCTTTTTGTTTGTATCGGAGGGGAAGATTCTAGTCGCGCTGATAGTGAGTTTTTAAAAGAGGTTTTAAGCATTGGCAAATCTTTAGGGGCTGATAGATTTAGGTACTGTGATACAATTGGCATACTAACTCCTATGAAAACTTATGAAAATATTTCATATTTATCATCGTTGAATCTAATAGATATAGAGATGCATACTCATAATGACTTTGGTATGGCTACTGCAAACTCTATAGCTGGTATAGAAGCCGGAGCAGTTAGTGCAAACACAACTGTCATTGGACTTGGTGAGAGAGCTGGAAATGCTTCGTTTGAGCAAGTATTGATGAGTTTAAAACATCAATTTAATGAAGATAGAAACATAAATGCTTCCAAACTTCAAGAGTTGGTTCAATGTGTCTCTGTTGCTGCAAATAAACCAATTGGTAGTTCTCGTCCCATTGTTGGAGAAAATATATTTTCTCATGAATCTGGCATACATGTAAATGGTATGTTGAAAAACAAAAGTGCTTACGAAGCATTTCAACCAGAGCTTGTTGGCCTTCATAGATTCTTTCCAATTGGTAAACACTCTGGGACATCAACCCTGCTCTACCATCTAAAACAAAGTGGCATAAAACCAATAACTGCTAAAGTTCAAAATATGCTTCCCTTAGTAAGAGAGATGGTTACAAATAGAAAAAAAGTTTTAAATCCCCAAGAACTTAAAGAGTTATACCTATGTTCATAGGTTGGATTAGAAAAAATAGTTTTTCTATAGACTTAGAGGAGTTTAGCTCACATGTATTTATAGATAAGACATTAGTTACAAAAACGTTTGAACAAAACAACTCTTTATGTTTTGGAGCGTATGAGCAAAACAAGTTAGTTGCTTTTATATCCGCTACTGAACTTGAGCAAACTATACTAATCAACAATTTTTACTACACAAATGAAATAGATGATGATATAAAAAAGAGAATAATTAAACTACTTCTAAACAATCTTGATACAGCAATAAAACCTATTCTTGTTATGTCAACAAAAGATGAAAAAGAGATACTAATAGAGTTTGACTTTAATGAATATGCAAAATTTAAAAAAGCAATGTATACCGGTGGAGCTGTATTTAACTTCTCAAATGCTACTGCAAAAAGCATCAGTAACGAAAACTTTATACCAATTTTGACTTCTATTGATCATAAAGCATTTAATGAAAACAGAGTTGAATATATAAAAAATAATCTACTAAAACAATCTTCACTTATTTTGTCAACAGAATTTGGATATCAACATTCATATGCAATAAATAAGTCTTACATAAAAATTTCACCATGGGTTATGCAAAGTGGCGCATTTAGCGATGCTGAAAAAATATTAAGAGGCATTATCTACCATAGAGGACTTAAAAAGATTTTTGCTTTTATTCCAAGCGATGTAGAGGAGATAACAAATTTGTATGAGTCTTACAAATTTGACTTGAGCAATGAATATTCACTAATGTATTTAAATTCAAAACCATCAATAGATTTGGATATGGTTTATGCCTTTTGAAGAAAAAATTATTTGTGATTGCGGTTTAAAAACAATCTCGCAAGCAGTTGAAATTTTCAAAGAGACGACTCTTCCATATAAAAAGGCTAAAAAACTTGTTACAGAGTGCAATAAAACTTGCTGCAGAAGGCCATTGATGGTTCTTTACAACATGGTTCAATTTGGCGAGATTGACTATGAAGAGATAGATTTCTTGATTGATCAAAGAAACGATAGGTAAAGGTAGATAATGAACACTAAACTAAAAGATTTTTCAAGATGGATGAATAGCAAAGGACTTGGTTCAAAAATACCTTCTGATATAGAAAAACTAGAGAGTTTATCTGTTTTAGATTTAACAAAATGTAAACTAATAGAACTTCCTGAGAGCATCAGCAATCTTGAAAACTTAACAGTATTAAAACTCTCTGGAAATAGATTAACTCAACTTCCTAAAGAGATTGGTAAACTTAAAAAACTTAGAAATCTGCAGTGTGAAAATAATCTTTTAGAAGAACTTCCTAAAAGTATAGGTGAACTTGAATCACTTGTTATTTTAAATCTTAATGGAAATAGACTTACAT
This window encodes:
- a CDS encoding 4Fe-4S dicluster domain-containing protein, which gives rise to MAVKITDECISCEACTPECPVSAILDEGNEKNPQDGFFYVKPESCVECVGHADEPRCVEACPTEGAIVWDMPYTVEFNDYFNSGHDAGEYNIRVHKKKGLMLPDQKEQPFISEISMGERESKANIARW
- the nifB gene encoding nitrogenase cofactor biosynthesis protein NifB produces the protein MSCSSSHDSTNLSKEIIDKINAHPCYSEGAHQHYARIHLAVAPACNIQCNYCNRKYDCSNESRPGVTSAKLSVEDAVKKVLYVGSDISQLSVVGIAGPGDALANPKKTFETFRLLQEKTPDLKLCLSTNGLRIADYIDEIVKYNIDHVTVTINTIDESGEIGSKIYPWVHYNHKKVWGKEGARLLLQKQLEGIKMLTDRGILVKANSVLIQDINGKDLPNVAKKLKELNVFIHNIMPLLSSPEFGTKFGLDGVPTTTDQEVMEAQKACGVDMKLMSHCRQCRADAVGLIGEDRGDEFLKDSFIDMSFEELEVSYDLEGRKQKHKTIENWRKHLELANNRIKLEKASKKELSSNGKTKLVAVTTAGEGMINMHFGSAQEFLIYEAGNKAIKFVMHRKIESSYSGADYGVDYDPIEEIKNSLKDCDILLTEKIGECPMSDLNEIGLICDENYANEPIEKSVFDSVQKHFYQKTKEIG
- the nifV gene encoding homocitrate synthase, which produces MSIINDTTLRDGEQAPFVAFNTQEKLKIAQLLYESGADELEVGIPAMGKKEQNDIKEILALNLPIPIMTWNRATMSDLESSLECGAKAVDLSIPVSQTLIDVKFNGNKDKLFKNLEDVIKLAKDEGLFVCIGGEDSSRADSEFLKEVLSIGKSLGADRFRYCDTIGILTPMKTYENISYLSSLNLIDIEMHTHNDFGMATANSIAGIEAGAVSANTTVIGLGERAGNASFEQVLMSLKHQFNEDRNINASKLQELVQCVSVAANKPIGSSRPIVGENIFSHESGIHVNGMLKNKSAYEAFQPELVGLHRFFPIGKHSGTSTLLYHLKQSGIKPITAKVQNMLPLVREMVTNRKKVLNPQELKELYLCS
- a CDS encoding 4Fe-4S dicluster domain-containing protein, producing MSVIITDSCINCDACVDECPATAIVSVDDAPVDTEYTYVKPEKCIECVDCTVPKCAYVCPSEGAIIWDMPYIEEFNDYFMYGDADGKYKIRVHKKNGVFSPLNQPRPFRETISIEQRQNKMVVEI